The following are encoded together in the Streptomyces sp. NBC_00358 genome:
- a CDS encoding MFS transporter, producing MTTSAPPLDRRVPEAVHRRRWAILGALMLSLLIVVLDNSILNVAIKTISTPAPTGLGATQGELEWAINAYTLVFAGLLFTAGLLGDRLGRKKVLLAGLAVFGIGSALAAESGSPAQLIAFRALMGLGAAFVMPATLAVLMNVFERDEQPKAIGIWAGGVGLAIAIGPITGGVLLDHFWWGSVFLINVPIVILAIGLMIWLVPDSRDPNPGRLDPVGVVLSIIGLVLLVYGIIKGGQLADFTDARVLATIGAGVAVLVAFVVFEMRSDHPSIDVTYFKNKVFSSAMSAIALVFFALMGVTFFSVFYTQSVRGYSPLQTGLLMLPLAVAQLIFAPRARLVVDRFGNRATCTAAMLLIAAMLAAFATLEADTPIWILEVIFFLMGAGMAHIMTPTSVVIMQALPREKAGSASALSNTFRQVGGALGIAVLGSVLSTAYRNGIDGKLGLVPAPLRHTAGESIEATLGVAAKLGPQGKALVTPANDAFLHAMHVTSLCGAGVAVIGAVVVALFLPGRPAAPQKGEDEAELVTADAAQD from the coding sequence ATGACAACTTCCGCTCCTCCGCTCGACCGACGGGTACCCGAGGCGGTGCACCGGCGCCGCTGGGCGATCCTCGGCGCGCTCATGCTCAGCCTGCTCATCGTGGTGCTCGACAACTCCATCCTGAACGTCGCGATCAAGACGATCTCGACCCCCGCGCCCACCGGGCTCGGTGCCACCCAGGGTGAGCTGGAGTGGGCCATCAACGCCTACACCCTCGTCTTCGCCGGGCTCCTGTTCACCGCGGGCCTCCTCGGTGACCGGCTCGGCCGCAAGAAGGTGCTGCTCGCCGGTCTCGCCGTCTTCGGCATCGGGTCCGCGCTGGCCGCCGAGTCCGGCTCGCCGGCCCAGCTCATCGCGTTCCGCGCGCTGATGGGTCTCGGCGCCGCCTTCGTCATGCCCGCGACGCTCGCCGTCCTGATGAACGTCTTCGAGCGCGACGAGCAGCCCAAGGCCATCGGCATCTGGGCCGGCGGTGTCGGCCTCGCCATCGCGATCGGCCCGATCACCGGCGGCGTCCTGCTCGACCACTTCTGGTGGGGCTCGGTCTTCCTGATCAACGTGCCCATCGTGATCCTCGCGATCGGTCTGATGATCTGGCTGGTCCCCGACTCCCGCGACCCGAACCCGGGCCGCCTCGACCCGGTCGGCGTGGTCCTCTCGATCATCGGCCTGGTCCTGCTGGTCTACGGCATCATCAAGGGCGGCCAGCTCGCCGACTTCACCGACGCCCGGGTCCTCGCGACCATCGGTGCCGGTGTCGCCGTCCTCGTCGCCTTCGTGGTGTTCGAGATGCGCAGCGACCACCCGTCCATCGACGTGACCTACTTCAAGAACAAGGTCTTCTCGTCGGCGATGTCGGCCATCGCGCTGGTCTTCTTCGCGCTGATGGGCGTGACCTTCTTCTCGGTCTTCTACACCCAGAGCGTGCGGGGCTACTCGCCGCTGCAGACCGGTCTGCTGATGCTGCCGCTGGCCGTGGCCCAGCTCATCTTCGCGCCGCGCGCCCGGCTCGTCGTCGACCGCTTCGGCAACCGCGCCACCTGCACGGCGGCCATGCTGCTCATCGCCGCGATGCTGGCCGCGTTCGCCACGCTGGAGGCGGACACCCCGATCTGGATCCTGGAGGTCATCTTCTTCCTGATGGGCGCCGGCATGGCGCACATCATGACCCCGACCAGCGTCGTCATCATGCAGGCGCTGCCGCGTGAGAAGGCCGGCTCCGCGTCCGCGCTGAGCAACACCTTCCGCCAGGTCGGCGGCGCCCTCGGCATCGCCGTCCTCGGCTCCGTGCTCTCCACGGCCTACCGCAACGGCATCGACGGCAAGCTCGGCCTCGTCCCGGCCCCGCTGCGGCACACCGCGGGCGAGTCCATCGAGGCCACGCTCGGCGTCGCCGCCAAGCTCGGCCCCCAGGGCAAGGCTCTCGTCACCCCGGCGAACGACGCCTTCCTGCACGCCATGCACGTCACCTCGCTGTGCGGGGCGGGTGTCGCGGTCATCGGCGCCGTGGTCGTCGCGCTGTTCCTGCCGGGCCGTCCGGCGGCCCCGCAGAAGGGCGAGGACGAGGCCGAGTTGGTGACCGCCGACGCCGCACAGGACTGA
- a CDS encoding DUF3105 domain-containing protein: MGSAKNTSTGTRKARIEELRRAERSRERRNRILVIAASTVVVAGLVAGGVVLVRSQSDDSKKDTASDSKSASGHFVTGTDGVKTWKGTLTRNHVAKTVTYPMEPPVGGDHNQVWMNCNGDVYTKPVNNMNAVHSLEHGAVWVTYNSKASDADVKALAAKVKKTPYTLMSPVEDQKDPIMMSAWGKQRTVTGASDKNVDAFFSEFVQGKQTPEPGAACTNGLSQ; encoded by the coding sequence ATGGGTTCCGCCAAGAACACCAGCACCGGAACGCGCAAGGCACGCATCGAGGAGCTGCGCCGTGCCGAGCGCTCCCGTGAGCGGCGCAACCGGATCCTCGTGATAGCCGCCAGTACGGTCGTCGTCGCCGGTCTCGTCGCCGGTGGTGTCGTGCTCGTCCGCTCACAGTCGGACGACTCCAAGAAGGACACGGCGAGCGACTCGAAGTCCGCGTCGGGGCACTTCGTCACGGGCACGGACGGGGTGAAGACCTGGAAGGGCACGCTGACGCGCAACCACGTCGCGAAGACCGTGACGTACCCGATGGAGCCGCCGGTCGGCGGTGACCACAACCAGGTCTGGATGAACTGCAACGGCGACGTCTACACCAAGCCGGTCAACAACATGAACGCCGTCCACTCCCTGGAGCACGGCGCGGTCTGGGTGACGTACAACAGCAAGGCGTCCGACGCCGATGTGAAGGCTCTCGCCGCGAAGGTCAAGAAGACCCCGTACACACTGATGAGCCCGGTCGAGGACCAGAAGGACCCGATCATGATGAGTGCCTGGGGCAAGCAGCGCACGGTGACCGGTGCGAGCGACAAGAACGTCGACGCGTTCTTCTCGGAGTTCGTGCAGGGCAAGCAGACGCCGGAGCCGGGCGCGGCGTGCACCAACGGCCTGTCCCAGTGA
- a CDS encoding S53 family peptidase: MRSNRATARAGVSLAATLPLLAGALALGIPAAHATDGPSRDTLVGTRPAWATAKADKGAASDSSQVSAKVYFAGRDAKGLAAYARSVSDPHSASYGKYLSAKKAQARFGASKAQVAAVTSWLKSAGLKVTGTTQHYVSVTGDVSAAEKAFGTQLHNYTKGKKTYRAPSKTASAPAALNGAVLTVTGLDNAPHKAQHADQLPGPDAVFKNSGPFSSYYGSNTATTLPNAYGKKIPYAIQGYTGKQLRAAYGAGKRTGKNVRVAITDAFASPTIAFDAATYAGKHGDAAYTSGQLRQVLPDTYTKTEECGASGWYGEETLDVEAVHAVAPGASITYVGAASCYDDDLLASLNKIVDGHLADIVSNSWGDIEANQTPDLAAAYDQTFQFGAVEGIGFYFSSGDNGDEVANTGTKQVDTPANSAWVTAVGGTSLAVGKGDKYLWETGWGTEKATLSTDGKSWTGFPGAFTSGAGGGTSKTVAEPFYQKGVVPNALAKANNAAGNRVVPDISAIADPNTGFKVGQTQTFPDGSEQYSEYRIGGTSLAAPVIAAVQALAQEARGGKAIGFANPSIYSKFGSKAYHDVTDNPTGSGLAVARVDFVNGFDASGGQAISVRSLGKDSSLSAVKGYDDVTGVGSPAPGYVDSFSRR; the protein is encoded by the coding sequence ATGAGATCCAACCGCGCCACCGCGCGTGCCGGAGTGAGTCTGGCGGCGACACTGCCACTGCTCGCCGGTGCGCTGGCGCTCGGCATACCCGCGGCCCACGCCACGGACGGCCCGAGCCGGGACACCCTCGTGGGCACCAGGCCCGCGTGGGCGACCGCGAAGGCGGACAAGGGAGCGGCGTCCGACAGCTCCCAGGTCTCGGCCAAGGTGTACTTCGCCGGCCGGGACGCCAAGGGACTGGCGGCATACGCCAGGTCCGTGTCCGACCCGCACTCGGCTTCGTACGGGAAATACCTCAGTGCCAAGAAGGCGCAGGCCCGTTTCGGCGCCAGCAAGGCCCAGGTCGCCGCGGTGACCTCCTGGCTGAAGTCGGCGGGCCTGAAGGTCACCGGAACGACGCAGCACTACGTCTCGGTGACGGGCGACGTGTCCGCCGCCGAGAAGGCGTTCGGCACTCAGCTGCACAACTACACCAAGGGCAAGAAGACTTACCGGGCGCCGTCGAAGACGGCTTCCGCGCCCGCCGCCCTGAACGGCGCCGTCCTGACCGTCACCGGCCTGGACAACGCACCGCACAAGGCGCAGCACGCGGATCAACTGCCGGGTCCGGACGCGGTGTTCAAGAACTCCGGGCCGTTCTCCTCGTACTACGGCTCGAACACCGCGACCACCCTTCCGAACGCCTACGGGAAGAAGATCCCGTACGCGATCCAGGGGTACACGGGCAAGCAGCTGCGTGCGGCGTACGGTGCGGGCAAGCGCACCGGCAAGAACGTGCGCGTCGCCATCACGGACGCGTTCGCCTCGCCGACCATCGCCTTCGACGCGGCCACCTACGCCGGCAAGCACGGCGATGCCGCGTACACCAGCGGTCAGCTCCGTCAGGTGCTGCCCGACACGTACACGAAGACCGAAGAGTGCGGGGCGTCCGGCTGGTACGGCGAGGAGACCCTCGACGTCGAGGCCGTGCACGCGGTCGCGCCGGGCGCGAGCATCACGTACGTGGGTGCCGCCTCCTGCTACGACGACGATCTGCTCGCCTCGCTCAACAAGATCGTCGACGGGCACCTGGCCGACATCGTCTCCAACTCCTGGGGCGACATCGAGGCCAACCAGACCCCCGACCTCGCGGCCGCCTACGACCAGACCTTCCAGTTCGGCGCGGTCGAGGGCATCGGCTTCTACTTCTCCTCCGGTGACAACGGCGACGAGGTCGCCAACACCGGCACGAAGCAGGTCGACACCCCGGCCAACTCGGCGTGGGTGACGGCGGTCGGCGGTACCTCGCTGGCGGTCGGCAAGGGCGACAAGTACCTGTGGGAGACCGGCTGGGGCACCGAGAAGGCCACGCTGTCCACGGACGGCAAGAGCTGGACCGGGTTCCCGGGCGCGTTCACCTCGGGTGCGGGCGGTGGCACCAGCAAGACCGTGGCGGAGCCCTTCTACCAGAAGGGTGTCGTCCCGAACGCGCTGGCCAAGGCCAACAACGCCGCGGGTAACCGGGTCGTCCCGGACATCTCGGCGATCGCGGACCCCAACACCGGTTTCAAGGTCGGCCAGACGCAGACCTTCCCGGACGGGTCGGAGCAGTACAGCGAGTACCGGATCGGCGGCACTTCGCTGGCCGCTCCGGTGATCGCGGCCGTCCAGGCGCTCGCCCAGGAGGCGCGCGGCGGCAAGGCGATCGGTTTCGCCAACCCGTCGATCTACTCCAAGTTCGGCTCGAAGGCGTACCACGACGTCACGGACAACCCCACGGGCTCCGGACTCGCCGTGGCGCGCGTCGACTTCGTGAACGGCTTCGATGCCTCGGGCGGTCAGGCCATCTCCGTCCGCAGCCTCGGCAAGGACAGCTCGCTGTCGGCCGTGAAGGGCTACGACGACGTCACCGGTGTGGGTTCCCCCGCCCCGGGCTACGTCGACTCGTTCAGCCGCCGCTGA
- a CDS encoding TetR/AcrR family transcriptional regulator: MRLADSRDRQGCPGRGRPRSEAVERAIVEGVMKLLEDGVPLADISIERLARTAGVGKATIYRRWSGKEELFVDVLRGAEPADPELPGVSMRDDLVALLESLRRRGLVSRSSAILHNVYAQMKSSPKLWAAYDATVIAPRRQLGFDVLRRGQENGELRDDIDIELLNDMFVGPMLVRSVMRPDTELPEGLAEQIVDTLLEGLRPDRP; the protein is encoded by the coding sequence GTGAGGCTCGCGGACAGCCGAGACAGGCAGGGGTGCCCGGGCCGGGGACGTCCTCGCAGCGAGGCGGTGGAGCGCGCCATCGTCGAGGGAGTGATGAAGCTCCTGGAGGACGGGGTTCCGCTCGCCGACATCTCCATCGAGCGGCTGGCGCGCACCGCCGGGGTCGGCAAGGCGACGATCTACCGCCGCTGGAGCGGCAAGGAAGAACTCTTCGTCGACGTGCTGCGCGGCGCCGAGCCCGCGGACCCCGAACTCCCCGGCGTCTCCATGCGCGACGACCTCGTCGCCCTGCTGGAATCGCTGCGCAGGCGCGGACTGGTCAGCCGCTCCTCGGCGATCCTGCACAACGTGTACGCGCAGATGAAGAGCAGTCCCAAGCTGTGGGCCGCGTACGACGCCACGGTCATAGCCCCCAGACGCCAACTGGGCTTCGACGTACTGCGCCGCGGACAGGAGAACGGCGAACTCCGCGACGACATCGACATCGAGCTGCTCAACGACATGTTCGTCGGCCCGATGCTGGTCCGGTCCGTCATGCGCCCGGACACCGAACTTCCCGAGGGTCTCGCCGAACAGATCGTCGACACGTTGCTGGAGGGGCTGCGCCCCGACCGGCCGTGA
- a CDS encoding DUF305 domain-containing protein: MRHAGWIAGAAATVLVAAGAITYAVADGDASSSGSGTRTPAADSADAGFARDMAVHHQQAVEMSYIVRDRTKDVEVRRLAYDIAQTQANQRGMLLGWLDLWELPKVSADAPMTWMGMGDMASGKDGSLMPGMATNTEMKRLGTLDGKQAEIFYLQLMTDHHKGGIHMAEGCVAKCTVGVEKRLAQGMVDAQQSEIKLMADMLKERGAKARD, translated from the coding sequence GTGAGGCACGCCGGGTGGATCGCGGGCGCCGCGGCGACCGTGCTCGTCGCGGCCGGGGCGATCACGTACGCGGTCGCCGACGGCGACGCCTCCAGCTCCGGCTCCGGGACGCGGACACCCGCCGCCGACTCCGCGGACGCGGGCTTCGCGCGGGACATGGCGGTCCACCACCAGCAGGCCGTCGAGATGTCGTACATCGTGCGGGACCGCACCAAGGACGTGGAGGTACGGCGTCTCGCGTACGACATCGCGCAGACGCAGGCCAATCAGCGCGGCATGCTGCTCGGCTGGCTCGACCTGTGGGAGCTGCCGAAGGTGTCCGCGGACGCGCCGATGACCTGGATGGGCATGGGTGACATGGCCTCCGGCAAGGACGGCTCGCTGATGCCGGGCATGGCCACGAACACCGAGATGAAGCGGCTCGGCACGCTCGACGGGAAACAGGCCGAGATCTTCTACCTCCAGTTGATGACCGACCACCACAAGGGCGGTATCCACATGGCCGAGGGCTGCGTCGCCAAGTGCACGGTCGGCGTGGAGAAACGGCTCGCGCAGGGCATGGTCGACGCCCAGCAGTCGGAGATCAAGCTGATGGCCGACATGCTGAAGGAGCGGGGCGCCAAGGCACGCGACTAG
- a CDS encoding SigE family RNA polymerase sigma factor — translation MKQLEFEEFYRSGRDVCLRAVLAAVGDRQLAEDLVAEAFARAWAGWPRVRDHPAPRAWIVRTALNTRISWWRRRRHEVALGDHDGRDGAATGSGGAGLDPALLALLRELPRRQREVVALRVFLDLDTATTAKTLGIAPGTVTAHLARAVGTLRGHLVTLDTPEAGP, via the coding sequence GTGAAGCAGCTGGAGTTCGAAGAGTTCTACCGGAGCGGTCGGGACGTCTGCCTGCGGGCGGTCCTCGCCGCGGTGGGCGACCGTCAGCTGGCCGAGGACCTCGTGGCCGAGGCGTTCGCCAGGGCCTGGGCGGGATGGCCCCGGGTCCGCGACCATCCCGCACCCCGCGCGTGGATCGTCCGGACGGCGCTCAACACCCGTATCTCGTGGTGGCGCAGGCGTCGGCACGAGGTCGCGCTCGGCGACCACGACGGCCGGGACGGCGCGGCGACCGGGTCCGGCGGCGCCGGGCTCGACCCCGCGCTACTGGCCCTGCTGCGCGAACTGCCGCGCAGACAACGGGAGGTCGTCGCCCTGCGGGTCTTCCTCGACCTCGACACGGCGACCACGGCGAAGACCCTCGGGATCGCTCCCGGAACCGTCACCGCCCATCTGGCACGGGCCGTCGGGACACTCCGCGGCCACCTCGTCACCCTCGACACACCGGAGGCAGGACCATGA
- a CDS encoding RrF2 family transcriptional regulator, whose product MRLLRSTDLALRVLMRLAVVGDSTPTTREVADDMKVPYTHAAKVVAELQHLGLLDARRGRGGGLALTEKGRAASVGAIVRSFEGDGDVVECEGATPCPLVSGCRLRGALRRAQEAFYASLDPLTVADVVADPTGPILLGITRRH is encoded by the coding sequence ATGCGGCTGTTGAGATCCACCGACCTGGCCCTGCGCGTCCTGATGCGACTGGCGGTCGTCGGCGACTCCACGCCCACCACGCGTGAGGTCGCGGACGACATGAAGGTCCCGTACACGCACGCGGCCAAGGTCGTCGCCGAACTCCAGCACCTCGGACTGCTCGATGCCCGGCGCGGCAGGGGCGGCGGTCTCGCGCTCACCGAGAAGGGGCGCGCGGCGTCCGTCGGCGCGATCGTGCGTTCCTTCGAGGGGGACGGCGACGTCGTCGAGTGCGAGGGGGCCACGCCGTGCCCGCTCGTCTCCGGGTGCCGGCTGCGGGGTGCGCTGCGGCGGGCCCAGGAGGCCTTCTACGCCTCACTGGACCCGCTGACCGTCGCCGACGTCGTCGCCGATCCGACCGGGCCGATCCTGCTCGGCATCACCCGCAGGCACTGA
- a CDS encoding endonuclease/exonuclease/phosphatase family protein translates to MAQAYMTETGSDGQGPDRREPRLRRLLDGWRGDRGIWRRGLVLAAVALVLALVMLTHGRIPNRIGNLGSLTETFLPWLGVFIPVLLVLAFVRKSATALIAVLLTGAVWLNFFGGLLTDKTGGSGDLTVATHNVNAENPDPSGTARDVAASGADVLALEELTASAVPVYERALASTYRYHSVQGTVGLWSKYPLSDIRPVDIRLGWTRAMRATVSAPAGRVAVYVAHLPSVRVKMEAGFTARQRDKSADALGEAIADEPLKQVVLLGDLNGTMNDRALNAVTAQMRSTQGAAGNGFGFSWPSSFPMARIDQIMVRGVEPVTSWTLPRTGSDHLPIAARVKVDAVTS, encoded by the coding sequence ATGGCGCAGGCGTATATGACGGAGACGGGCAGCGACGGCCAGGGGCCGGACCGCAGAGAGCCCCGGCTCCGGCGCCTGCTCGACGGCTGGCGCGGCGACCGCGGCATCTGGCGGCGCGGGCTGGTCCTCGCCGCCGTCGCGCTCGTACTCGCGCTGGTGATGCTGACGCACGGGCGGATCCCGAACCGGATCGGCAACCTCGGCAGCCTCACCGAGACGTTCCTGCCGTGGCTCGGGGTGTTCATCCCCGTCCTGCTGGTTCTCGCCTTCGTGCGGAAGTCCGCCACCGCCCTCATCGCGGTGCTGCTGACCGGCGCGGTCTGGCTGAACTTCTTCGGCGGACTGCTCACGGACAAGACCGGCGGCAGCGGCGATCTGACCGTCGCCACCCACAACGTGAACGCCGAGAACCCGGACCCGTCCGGCACCGCCCGTGACGTGGCCGCCTCCGGTGCCGACGTGCTGGCCCTGGAGGAGCTGACGGCCTCGGCGGTGCCGGTGTACGAGAGGGCGCTCGCGTCGACGTACAGGTACCACTCGGTGCAGGGAACCGTCGGGCTCTGGAGCAAGTACCCGCTCAGCGACATCCGGCCCGTGGACATCAGGCTGGGCTGGACGCGTGCCATGCGGGCGACCGTGTCGGCGCCGGCCGGCCGGGTCGCGGTGTACGTGGCCCATCTGCCCTCGGTGCGCGTGAAGATGGAGGCCGGGTTCACCGCCCGGCAGCGCGACAAGAGCGCGGACGCGCTGGGTGAGGCGATCGCCGACGAACCCCTCAAGCAGGTCGTCCTGCTCGGTGACCTCAACGGCACGATGAACGACCGCGCCCTGAACGCGGTCACCGCGCAGATGCGTTCCACGCAGGGCGCGGCGGGCAACGGGTTCGGGTTCAGCTGGCCGTCGTCGTTCCCGATGGCCCGGATCGACCAGATCATGGTCAGGGGCGTCGAGCCCGTGACCTCGTGGACCCTGCCGAGGACGGGCAGCGACCACCTTCCGATCGCGGCCCGCGTCAAGGTGGACGCGGTCACTTCTTAA
- a CDS encoding NAD(+) synthase — protein sequence MNFRSLYQHGFARVAACTGHTVIADPHANAEAVLRQARGCAAEGVAVAVFPEMGLCGYSIEDLLLQDALLDQVEEALDTVVTGSAGLLPVLVVGAPLRHRNRVYNCAVVVHRGRVLGVVPKSYPPNYREFYERRQIAAGDDERGGTIRVGGESVPFGVDLLFAAEDVPGLVLHAEICEDMWVPVPPSAEAALAGATVLANLSGSPITVGRAEDRKLMCRSASSRCIAAYVYAAAGLGESTTDLSWDGQTMIYENGALLAESDRFPLDDQFAVADVDLDLLRQERSRTGSFDDNRRTHTARTTDFRTLSFRLDPPAGDLGLRRRIERFPFVPADPDRLAQDCYEAYNIQVAGLQQRLAAIGGPKVVIGVSGGLDSTHALIVAARAMDRAGRPRGDILAFTLPGFATSDHTKGNAHELMRSLGVTAAELDITPTARLMLKEMDHPFASGEPVYDVTFENVQAGLRTDYLFRLANQRGGIVLGTGDLSELALGWSTYGVGDQMSHYNVNSGVPKTLIQHLIRWVIGSGQFGEDTDRTLAAILDTEISPELVPGEEMQSTESKIGPYALHDFTLFHVLRYGFRPSKIAFLAWHAWHDPDVGAWPPGFPAAERVAYDLPEIRRWLEVFCRRFFGFAQFKRSAMPNGPKVSAGGSLSPRGDWRAPSDSSARTWLRDLARFDPPETEA from the coding sequence CTGAACTTCCGGTCGCTCTATCAGCACGGCTTCGCACGCGTCGCCGCCTGCACGGGCCACACCGTCATCGCGGACCCGCACGCCAACGCCGAGGCGGTCCTGCGCCAGGCGCGCGGGTGTGCCGCGGAGGGTGTCGCCGTCGCCGTCTTCCCGGAGATGGGGTTGTGCGGCTACTCGATCGAGGACCTGCTGCTCCAGGACGCGTTGCTCGACCAGGTCGAGGAGGCGCTCGACACGGTGGTGACGGGGTCGGCGGGACTCCTGCCGGTCCTGGTGGTGGGCGCCCCGCTGCGCCACCGCAACCGGGTCTACAACTGCGCGGTGGTCGTGCACCGGGGCCGGGTCCTCGGTGTCGTGCCCAAGTCGTACCCGCCGAACTACCGGGAGTTCTACGAACGCCGACAGATCGCCGCGGGCGACGACGAGCGCGGCGGCACGATCCGGGTCGGCGGTGAGTCCGTGCCGTTCGGCGTGGACCTGCTGTTCGCCGCCGAGGACGTCCCGGGCCTGGTGCTGCACGCGGAGATCTGCGAGGACATGTGGGTGCCGGTGCCACCGAGCGCCGAGGCGGCCCTGGCGGGCGCCACCGTCCTCGCCAACCTCTCCGGCAGCCCGATCACCGTGGGCCGGGCCGAGGACCGCAAACTGATGTGCCGCTCGGCGTCCTCACGCTGTATCGCCGCGTACGTCTACGCGGCGGCCGGACTGGGCGAGTCGACGACCGACCTGTCCTGGGACGGTCAGACCATGATCTACGAGAACGGGGCGCTGCTGGCCGAGTCCGACCGCTTCCCGCTCGACGACCAGTTCGCCGTGGCGGACGTCGACCTCGACCTGCTGCGGCAGGAGCGGAGCCGGACGGGCAGCTTCGACGACAACCGGCGTACCCACACCGCCCGCACCACCGATTTCCGGACCCTGTCCTTCCGGCTCGACCCGCCGGCCGGCGACCTGGGCCTGCGGCGCCGTATCGAGCGTTTCCCGTTCGTGCCCGCGGATCCCGACCGGCTGGCCCAGGACTGCTACGAGGCGTACAACATCCAGGTCGCGGGGCTCCAGCAGCGGCTCGCGGCGATCGGTGGCCCGAAGGTGGTCATCGGGGTGTCCGGCGGCCTCGACTCCACGCACGCGCTGATCGTCGCGGCCCGCGCGATGGACCGGGCGGGCCGCCCGCGCGGCGACATCCTGGCCTTCACCCTGCCGGGTTTCGCCACCAGCGACCACACCAAGGGCAACGCGCACGAGCTGATGCGCTCCCTCGGCGTCACCGCGGCCGAACTGGACATCACGCCGACCGCCCGGCTGATGCTGAAGGAGATGGACCACCCCTTCGCCTCCGGCGAGCCGGTGTACGACGTGACGTTCGAGAACGTGCAGGCGGGTCTGCGCACCGACTACCTGTTCCGGCTCGCCAACCAGCGCGGCGGCATCGTGCTCGGGACCGGTGACCTGTCGGAGCTGGCGCTCGGCTGGTCCACGTACGGCGTGGGCGACCAGATGAGCCACTACAACGTCAACTCGGGTGTGCCGAAGACGCTGATCCAGCATCTGATCCGCTGGGTCATCGGCAGCGGCCAGTTCGGCGAGGACACCGACCGGACCCTCGCCGCGATCCTCGACACGGAGATCAGCCCGGAGCTCGTACCGGGCGAGGAGATGCAGTCCACCGAGTCGAAGATCGGCCCGTACGCACTGCACGACTTCACCCTGTTCCACGTGCTGCGCTACGGCTTCCGGCCGTCGAAGATCGCCTTCCTGGCCTGGCACGCGTGGCACGACCCGGACGTGGGCGCCTGGCCGCCGGGCTTCCCCGCGGCCGAACGGGTCGCGTACGACCTGCCGGAGATCCGGCGCTGGCTGGAGGTGTTCTGCCGCCGCTTCTTCGGGTTCGCGCAGTTCAAGCGCTCGGCCATGCCGAACGGACCGAAGGTCTCGGCCGGCGGTTCGCTCTCGCCGCGCGGCGACTGGCGTGCGCCGTCCGACAGTTCGGCCCGCACCTGGCTGCGGGACCTGGCCCGCTTCGACCCCCCGGAGACCGAGGCCTGA
- a CDS encoding MFS transporter, whose amino-acid sequence MPLALLALAVGAFGIGTTEFAMMGLLPDVADDLHISVPAAGHLVSAYALGVVIGAPLLAAATARMSRRKVLIALMGLFVAGNALSALAPDQNWLLAARFLSGLPHGAFFGVGAVVATGLVAPERKARSVSLMFLGLTVANIAGVPAATLVGQHLGWRATFLGVSVIGVAAIASLFLLIPRTPAQAPAGGLRGELAALRPLPVWLALGTTVAGFGALFSAYSYITPMLTDAAGYTEGSVTLLLALFGVGATVGNLLGGRLADHAMRRTLVGGLASLVVVLAAFPVLMRTEWSAAAGVVLLGIAAFVTGSPLQLMVMEKAAAAPSLASSANQAAFNLANAGGAWIGGLALAAGFGATAPAVAGAALAMLGLGVAAAAYSVDRRRAAAVAGAPGRLVATHLPAPVEHAHR is encoded by the coding sequence ATGCCTCTGGCCCTGCTCGCCCTCGCCGTGGGCGCCTTCGGCATCGGCACCACCGAGTTCGCCATGATGGGCCTGCTGCCCGACGTCGCGGACGACCTGCACATATCCGTCCCGGCCGCCGGACACCTGGTCTCCGCGTACGCGCTCGGCGTCGTCATCGGCGCCCCGCTGCTCGCCGCGGCCACCGCCCGGATGTCCCGCCGCAAGGTCCTCATCGCCCTGATGGGCCTCTTCGTCGCGGGCAACGCGCTCTCCGCCCTCGCCCCCGACCAGAACTGGCTGCTCGCCGCCCGCTTCCTGAGCGGTCTGCCGCACGGCGCCTTCTTCGGCGTCGGCGCCGTCGTCGCCACCGGCCTGGTCGCCCCCGAGCGCAAGGCCCGCTCGGTGTCGCTGATGTTCCTCGGACTGACCGTCGCGAACATCGCCGGTGTCCCGGCCGCCACCCTCGTGGGGCAGCACCTGGGCTGGCGGGCCACCTTCCTCGGGGTGAGCGTGATCGGCGTGGCCGCCATCGCCTCGCTGTTCCTGCTGATCCCGCGGACCCCCGCGCAGGCCCCGGCCGGCGGTCTGCGCGGCGAACTCGCCGCCCTGCGCCCGCTGCCCGTCTGGCTCGCCCTCGGGACGACGGTCGCCGGGTTCGGCGCCCTGTTCTCCGCGTACAGCTACATCACGCCGATGCTCACGGACGCCGCCGGATACACCGAGGGGAGCGTCACGCTGCTGCTGGCGCTCTTCGGGGTCGGCGCGACGGTGGGCAACCTGCTCGGCGGCCGACTCGCGGACCACGCGATGCGCCGCACACTGGTCGGCGGCCTGGCCTCGCTGGTGGTCGTGCTGGCCGCCTTCCCGGTGCTGATGCGGACGGAGTGGAGCGCGGCGGCGGGGGTGGTGCTGCTCGGCATCGCCGCCTTCGTCACGGGCTCGCCCCTCCAGCTGATGGTCATGGAGAAGGCCGCCGCCGCGCCCTCCCTGGCCTCCTCCGCCAACCAGGCAGCGTTCAACCTCGCCAACGCGGGCGGCGCCTGGATCGGCGGGCTCGCCCTGGCGGCGGGCTTCGGGGCGACGGCGCCGGCGGTCGCCGGGGCCGCCCTCGCCATGCTCGGCCTGGGGGTCGCCGCGGCGGCGTACTCGGTCGACCGACGCCGCGCGGCGGCGGTCGCGGGAGCACCCGGCCGCCTCGTCGCCACCCACCTGCCCGCGCCCGTGGAACACGCGCACCGGTGA